A window of the Nocardia sp. NBC_01329 genome harbors these coding sequences:
- a CDS encoding Ppx/GppA phosphatase family protein, whose translation MTDRVAAVDCGTNSIRLLIADIGADSTLTDVHREMRIVRLGKGVDATGQLNPEAIERTRVALADYVTLMLEHGVSRVRMVATSATRDASNREDFFAMTRAELGRVVPGATAEVITGDEEARLSFTGAVGELSAADGPFVVVDLGGGSTELVVGDSGGVRAAFSADIGCVRVTERCLRGNPPEVAEVAAAREFATERLTEAFTHVPVDGAHTWVGVAGTMTTLAAVALDLPEYDSAKTHLARIGLPQLNAVCDRLIAMDHDERAALGPMHPGRVDVIGGGAVITEVLAAELARRAGIGELVVSEHDILDGIALSIA comes from the coding sequence GTGACCGACAGGGTCGCTGCTGTGGACTGTGGCACCAATTCGATCCGCCTGCTGATCGCCGATATCGGCGCGGATTCGACCCTGACCGATGTGCATCGGGAGATGCGGATCGTGCGTCTGGGCAAAGGTGTGGACGCGACCGGGCAGTTGAACCCGGAAGCGATCGAGCGGACCCGGGTCGCGCTCGCCGATTATGTGACGCTCATGCTCGAGCACGGGGTGAGCCGGGTGCGGATGGTCGCCACCTCCGCCACCCGCGACGCGTCGAACCGGGAGGATTTCTTCGCGATGACCCGGGCCGAACTCGGCCGGGTGGTGCCGGGCGCGACGGCCGAGGTGATCACCGGTGACGAGGAGGCGCGTCTGTCGTTCACCGGCGCGGTCGGGGAACTGTCGGCGGCGGACGGGCCGTTCGTCGTGGTCGATCTGGGTGGTGGCTCCACCGAGCTCGTGGTCGGCGACAGCGGCGGAGTCCGTGCGGCGTTCTCCGCTGATATCGGTTGTGTACGGGTCACCGAGCGATGCCTGCGCGGAAACCCGCCGGAGGTGGCCGAAGTCGCCGCGGCCCGCGAATTCGCGACCGAACGGCTCACCGAGGCCTTCACCCATGTCCCGGTGGACGGTGCGCATACCTGGGTCGGGGTGGCGGGCACGATGACCACGCTCGCGGCCGTCGCACTGGACCTGCCGGAATACGATTCGGCGAAAACCCATTTGGCGAGGATCGGCCTGCCTCAGCTGAACGCGGTCTGTGATCGGCTGATCGCGATGGACCACGATGAGCGCGCCGCCTTGGGGCCCATGCATCCGGGGCGCGTCGACGTCATCGGCGGCGGCGCGGTGATCACCGAGGTGCTGGCCGCGGAGCTGGCCCGGCGGGCCGGAATCGGCGAACTGGTGGTCAGCGAACACGACATCCTGGACGGGATCGCTCTGTCGATCGCCTGA
- a CDS encoding WXG100 family type VII secretion target yields MKYSEAQLMAMTGDLRTSKGRLTETHDELQGYVNALAAEWESGARDAYRLKQARWDEAHNGLLDIMERLAKTVEDGAVEMTTTDKLNASRWA; encoded by the coding sequence ATGAAGTATTCGGAAGCCCAGCTGATGGCGATGACCGGCGACCTCCGTACGTCGAAGGGCCGGTTGACCGAAACCCATGACGAGCTGCAGGGCTACGTCAACGCACTGGCCGCCGAATGGGAGTCCGGTGCCCGGGATGCCTACCGTCTCAAGCAGGCTCGGTGGGACGAGGCCCACAACGGCCTGCTCGACATCATGGAGCGTCTCGCCAAGACTGTTGAAGACGGTGCCGTCGAGATGACGACCACCGATAAGCTGAACGCGTCGCGCTGGGCCTGA
- a CDS encoding WXG100 family type VII secretion target, with product MANPNVTTDVAAMETAAKHVENVNSQLQTEIGNVRNIVAGSAGNWEGSAAGTFRKVMDDYDSQSRKLHDVLAEIGTLIRENGKGYSATEQANQDALSSLGSSSELGSSLNI from the coding sequence GTGGCGAACCCCAACGTCACTACCGACGTAGCGGCAATGGAGACAGCTGCCAAGCACGTCGAGAACGTGAATTCGCAGCTGCAGACCGAAATCGGCAATGTGCGCAATATCGTTGCCGGTTCCGCGGGGAACTGGGAAGGTTCTGCCGCCGGCACCTTCCGCAAGGTGATGGACGATTACGATTCGCAGTCCCGCAAACTGCACGACGTCCTCGCGGAGATCGGAACCCTCATCCGTGAAAACGGCAAGGGGTACTCGGCCACCGAGCAGGCGAACCAGGATGCCCTGAGTTCGCTCGGTTCCTCGTCCGAACTCGGCTCCAGCCTGAATATCTGA
- a CDS encoding alpha/beta fold hydrolase, with the protein MNTRPHTTPILFLSGAGLPAWIWEDVRAALPVESAVAVYPKQGDATLHDYADTALAQAPDGPFTIVAHSVGGVVASEITAIAPERVAGLLGIAASVPAAGTSFLGALPVPHRFVVGLIMRLTGTRPPEKMIRSGLCAGLGAADIARIVSDFEPESQRLYRDSVSPRTLPARSGYVTTTADREFSIASQRKYAAELNPKFRREVPTGHLPMLQDSVSLTQIIEEFAAGA; encoded by the coding sequence TTGAACACCAGACCGCACACAACACCTATCCTTTTTCTCAGCGGTGCCGGGCTTCCAGCCTGGATTTGGGAAGACGTTCGGGCGGCCCTGCCCGTTGAATCGGCAGTCGCTGTCTACCCGAAGCAGGGCGACGCGACCCTCCACGACTATGCCGACACCGCTCTGGCACAAGCACCCGATGGGCCGTTCACGATTGTGGCTCACTCGGTCGGCGGCGTCGTAGCCAGCGAGATCACGGCAATCGCACCCGAGCGTGTCGCCGGCCTGCTCGGCATCGCCGCTTCGGTGCCCGCCGCTGGGACGTCGTTCCTCGGCGCGCTGCCTGTGCCACACCGCTTTGTCGTCGGCCTGATCATGCGGCTCACCGGAACACGACCACCCGAGAAGATGATTCGTTCCGGGTTATGCGCAGGGCTCGGCGCCGCCGATATCGCGCGCATCGTTTCGGACTTCGAACCGGAATCGCAGCGCCTCTATCGAGACAGCGTGTCGCCGCGCACACTTCCGGCCCGCAGCGGATACGTCACGACCACGGCCGACCGCGAGTTCTCCATCGCGTCGCAGCGGAAGTATGCCGCCGAACTCAACCCGAAATTCCGCCGTGAGGTGCCGACCGGACACCTGCCGATGCTGCAGGATTCAGTGTCGCTGACGCAGATCATCGAAGAATTCGCGGCCGGGGCCTGA
- the eno gene encoding phosphopyruvate hydratase: MAIIEQVGAREILDSRGNPTVEVEIALDDGTLTRAAVPSGASTGEHEAVELRDGGERYNGKGVQKAVEGVLDEIAPAVIGLDAVEQRTVDQALLDLDGTPDKSRLGANALLGVSLAVARAAAESSGLELFRYLGGPNAHVLPVPMMNILNGGAHADTGVDVQEFMVAPIGAPTFKESLRWGAEVYHALKAVLKEKGLATGLGDEGGFAPDVAGTKEALDLISVAIGKTGLKLGRDVALALDVAATEFYRDGAYQFEGSARSAAEMTKFYAELKAAYPLVSIEDPLSEDDWDGWVALTDEIGDKVQLVGDDLFVTNPERLEDGIARGAANALLVKVNQIGTLTETLDAVELAHRNGYKTMMSHRSGETEDTTIADLAVAVGSGQIKTGAPARSERVAKYNQLLRIEDALGDSARYAGDVAFPRFTFED, encoded by the coding sequence GTGGCCATCATCGAACAGGTCGGAGCTCGCGAGATCCTGGATTCGCGCGGTAACCCCACCGTCGAGGTCGAGATCGCCCTCGACGACGGCACCCTGACCCGCGCCGCGGTGCCCTCCGGTGCCTCCACCGGCGAGCACGAGGCCGTGGAACTCCGCGACGGCGGAGAGCGCTACAACGGCAAGGGTGTGCAGAAAGCTGTCGAGGGGGTGCTCGATGAGATCGCCCCGGCCGTGATCGGCCTGGACGCCGTCGAACAGCGCACCGTCGACCAGGCGCTACTCGATCTCGACGGGACGCCGGACAAATCGCGGCTCGGTGCGAACGCACTGCTGGGTGTCTCCCTGGCGGTGGCGCGGGCGGCAGCGGAGTCCTCGGGTCTGGAACTGTTCCGCTATCTCGGCGGACCCAACGCCCATGTACTGCCGGTGCCGATGATGAACATCCTCAACGGTGGTGCGCACGCCGATACCGGTGTGGATGTGCAGGAGTTCATGGTGGCGCCGATCGGCGCGCCGACCTTCAAGGAATCGCTGCGCTGGGGCGCGGAGGTCTATCACGCGCTCAAGGCGGTGCTGAAGGAGAAGGGCCTGGCCACCGGTCTGGGTGACGAGGGCGGCTTCGCGCCCGATGTCGCCGGCACCAAGGAGGCGCTGGACCTGATCAGCGTCGCGATCGGCAAGACCGGACTGAAGCTGGGCCGGGATGTGGCGCTCGCCCTGGATGTCGCGGCGACCGAGTTCTACAGAGACGGCGCTTACCAGTTCGAGGGCTCTGCCCGCTCGGCCGCCGAGATGACGAAGTTCTACGCCGAACTGAAGGCCGCCTACCCGCTGGTGTCCATCGAGGACCCGCTGTCGGAGGACGATTGGGACGGCTGGGTCGCGCTGACCGACGAGATCGGCGACAAGGTGCAACTGGTCGGCGACGATCTGTTCGTCACCAACCCCGAACGCCTCGAGGACGGTATCGCCAGGGGCGCGGCCAACGCGCTGCTGGTGAAGGTCAACCAGATCGGCACCCTCACCGAGACCCTGGACGCGGTCGAACTGGCGCACCGCAACGGGTACAAGACCATGATGTCGCACCGGTCGGGTGAAACCGAGGACACCACCATCGCCGATCTCGCCGTCGCCGTCGGCAGCGGTCAGATCAAGACCGGCGCCCCGGCGCGGAGCGAGCGGGTGGCCAAGTACAACCAGCTGCTGCGGATCGAGGATGCCCTCGGCGATTCGGCCCGCTACGCCGGTGATGTCGCCTTCCCCAGGTTCACCTTCGAGGACTGA
- a CDS encoding FtsB family cell division protein, producing the protein MTERRARGTSPASRGDRRTSRAPSRGPAAEVHGGAERVRRTTRRARAGQEGARDWSERTILGLSAGKAIILAMVVCALAMTLAVPMRTYFTQRAEADQLAAERRTLEDDIARLKDRRSQQEDPAYIRSEARDRLRLVMPGETPYIVQVPGIEVPAIPDPQAPRHQPDPWYTDLWRSISEPPPEIEAPAPQPEGSR; encoded by the coding sequence ATGACGGAGCGGCGTGCGCGCGGTACCAGCCCCGCGAGCCGGGGCGACCGCCGCACGTCGCGCGCGCCGTCGCGCGGGCCCGCCGCCGAAGTACACGGCGGCGCGGAGCGGGTGCGGCGCACCACGCGTCGGGCCCGGGCCGGGCAGGAGGGTGCGCGGGACTGGTCGGAACGGACCATTCTGGGGTTGTCCGCCGGTAAGGCGATCATCCTCGCCATGGTGGTGTGCGCGCTGGCGATGACGCTGGCCGTCCCCATGCGCACCTACTTCACCCAGCGCGCCGAAGCCGATCAGCTCGCGGCCGAACGCCGCACGCTCGAGGACGATATCGCCCGGCTGAAGGACCGCCGTTCCCAGCAGGAGGATCCGGCCTACATCCGTTCCGAGGCACGCGACCGATTGCGGTTGGTGATGCCCGGCGAAACTCCCTATATCGTGCAGGTCCCGGGGATCGAAGTGCCCGCCATCCCGGATCCGCAGGCACCCCGGCACCAACCCGATCCGTGGTACACGGATCTGTGGCGGAGTATTTCCGAACCACCCCCCGAAATCGAAGCACCCGCGCCACAGCCGGAAGGATCCAGGTGA
- a CDS encoding DUF501 domain-containing protein encodes MSTPDDRDLQIVAEQLGREPRGVLAIAYRTPDGLPAVVKTAPKLPDGTPFPTLYYLTDPRLTAEASRLESAGVMKGMTERLDRDTELAAAYRGAHESYLAERDEIESLGTDFSGGGMPDRVKCLHVLIAHALAKGPGVNPLGDEAVALAAANGLRGSAIPADWPEYAEKEAPL; translated from the coding sequence GTGAGCACACCCGACGACCGAGATCTGCAGATCGTCGCCGAACAACTCGGCCGCGAACCACGCGGGGTGCTCGCCATCGCCTACCGGACGCCGGACGGCCTGCCCGCGGTGGTGAAGACCGCGCCGAAACTTCCCGACGGCACACCGTTCCCCACTCTCTACTACCTCACCGATCCCCGGCTGACCGCGGAAGCCAGCCGACTGGAGTCCGCGGGTGTGATGAAGGGGATGACCGAACGGCTCGACCGCGATACCGAACTCGCCGCCGCCTATCGCGGCGCGCACGAGAGCTATCTGGCCGAACGGGACGAGATCGAATCGCTGGGTACCGATTTCAGCGGTGGCGGGATGCCGGACCGGGTGAAATGCTTGCATGTGCTGATCGCGCACGCGCTGGCCAAGGGGCCGGGAGTCAATCCGCTCGGCGACGAGGCGGTGGCGCTGGCGGCCGCGAACGGGCTGCGCGGCAGCGCGATCCCGGCGGACTGGCCGGAATACGCCGAGAAGGAGGCACCACTGTGA
- a CDS encoding lytic transglycosylase domain-containing protein, translated as MMEYVRSRRFGLVAVSLIALLLTGCGVGEDLVPIPEGIPPGPGVPVPVIDLDAPGRTAAQLNAWAAEQAGALEIPVAALEAYGYAAAVLARARPDCGIGWTTLAGIGSVESDHGRHRGAEVGDDGLVEPSIIGIPLDGAPGVAEIRDTDEGRLDGDRVFDRAVGPMQFIPETWRRWGVDANGDGVADPHSIDDAALTAGRYLCVSGGTLLTAAGWSRALFVYNRSEAYMEAVRDRAAAYSVGRRV; from the coding sequence ATGATGGAGTATGTGCGTTCCCGCAGGTTCGGCCTCGTCGCCGTTTCGTTGATTGCTCTACTGCTCACCGGGTGTGGGGTAGGCGAGGATCTGGTGCCCATACCCGAGGGCATCCCGCCCGGCCCCGGTGTTCCCGTTCCCGTGATCGATCTCGATGCCCCGGGCCGGACCGCGGCTCAGCTCAACGCGTGGGCGGCCGAGCAGGCCGGGGCGCTGGAGATCCCGGTGGCCGCGCTGGAGGCGTACGGGTACGCGGCGGCGGTGCTGGCGCGGGCTCGGCCGGATTGCGGGATCGGCTGGACGACGCTGGCGGGGATCGGGAGTGTGGAGAGCGATCACGGCCGGCACCGCGGGGCCGAAGTGGGTGACGACGGTTTGGTGGAGCCGTCGATCATCGGGATTCCGCTGGACGGGGCGCCGGGGGTCGCGGAGATCAGGGATACCGACGAGGGCCGGCTCGATGGGGACCGGGTATTCGATCGGGCGGTGGGACCGATGCAGTTCATTCCGGAGACCTGGCGTAGATGGGGAGTCGACGCGAACGGCGACGGGGTCGCCGATCCGCACAGTATCGACGACGCGGCGCTCACCGCGGGGAGGTATCTGTGCGTGAGCGGCGGGACCCTGCTCACCGCGGCGGGCTGGAGCCGCGCGCTGTTCGTCTACAACCGGTCGGAGGCTTATATGGAGGCCGTCCGGGACCGGGCCGCGGCCTACAGTGTCGGTCGCCGTGTCTGA